In a single window of the Pontibacter russatus genome:
- a CDS encoding sodium:solute symporter family transporter, with translation MTSGFSTLDYIVFILYAVTILFMGLWVSRTKGGVEKTSEEYFLADKSLTWWAVGASLIAANISAEHFIGTSGSGFAIGLAISAYEWMAAIALLVVAKFFLPVFIDKGIYTMPQFLNQRFNRGVSTAFAVFWLLVYVFVNLTSVSYLGALAMESIMGIPLQYGIIGLLVFSAIYSIYGGLEAVAWTDVVQVVFMVGGGLVTTFLALDAVGAGDGVMAGLFNLYDRARDHFTMVIPEGRIYVPDGSGGQKDAFIDLPGIAVIAGAMWATNLGYWGFNQYIIQKGLAAKSINEAKRGLLFAAFLKILMPLIVVIPGIAAYVLLNAHTPEELAAILGKTVAEIGTIDKSDEAYPWLLKNFVPSGIRGLAFAALAAAIVSSLASMVNSTATIFTMDIYNPYFKPNASSRQLVRVGRIVAIVSLAIAAIVAPQLSSLDQVFQYIQEYTGYIYPGVVAVFGMGLFWRQITANAALWTAIATIPAGIVFKIISPDMPFLLRMGYVFIILCLIASVISFAEKGVKVKSPLPPESRQRKIAGYSYVFFVLAIITLIAAIVYTPEYSYYGIESLFFLAALFAMIGIILYTNAKMPLSDPKAIVSDPVLFNTGTPFNIGAAGVILIIGLIYYFLWY, from the coding sequence ATGACCTCCGGATTCTCAACGTTAGACTACATAGTCTTTATCCTGTATGCTGTTACCATCCTGTTCATGGGGCTTTGGGTCTCCAGAACCAAGGGTGGTGTGGAGAAAACATCTGAAGAGTACTTCCTGGCCGACAAGTCCCTGACCTGGTGGGCGGTGGGCGCCTCCCTTATTGCGGCCAACATCTCTGCCGAGCACTTTATCGGCACCTCGGGGTCGGGCTTTGCCATTGGCCTGGCTATCTCGGCTTATGAGTGGATGGCGGCCATCGCGCTGCTTGTGGTAGCTAAATTCTTCCTGCCCGTGTTCATCGACAAGGGCATCTACACCATGCCGCAGTTTCTGAACCAGCGTTTTAACCGGGGTGTGAGCACGGCGTTCGCCGTTTTCTGGCTGCTGGTGTACGTGTTCGTGAACCTGACCTCGGTGAGTTACCTGGGGGCGCTTGCCATGGAGAGCATCATGGGCATTCCGCTCCAGTATGGCATCATCGGCCTGCTGGTTTTCTCCGCCATCTACTCCATCTATGGCGGCCTGGAAGCCGTAGCTTGGACGGATGTGGTGCAGGTGGTGTTTATGGTAGGCGGTGGTCTGGTAACCACCTTCCTTGCTCTGGATGCCGTGGGTGCCGGGGACGGTGTAATGGCCGGTCTCTTCAACCTCTACGACCGGGCGCGCGACCACTTTACCATGGTGATACCCGAAGGCAGGATTTATGTGCCGGATGGCTCGGGAGGACAAAAAGACGCTTTCATTGATTTACCCGGAATTGCAGTGATTGCCGGTGCCATGTGGGCCACCAACCTGGGCTACTGGGGCTTCAACCAGTACATCATCCAGAAAGGGCTGGCTGCCAAGAGCATCAACGAGGCCAAGCGCGGGCTTTTGTTCGCCGCTTTCCTGAAAATTCTGATGCCGCTTATCGTGGTAATCCCGGGCATAGCCGCCTACGTGCTGCTGAACGCCCACACCCCGGAGGAACTTGCCGCTATCTTAGGAAAAACCGTGGCAGAAATCGGCACCATCGACAAGTCGGATGAGGCGTACCCCTGGCTGTTGAAAAACTTTGTGCCGTCCGGTATCCGTGGACTTGCTTTTGCCGCCCTGGCCGCCGCCATTGTGTCTTCACTCGCCTCGATGGTAAACAGCACCGCCACCATCTTCACGATGGACATATATAACCCTTACTTTAAGCCCAATGCCTCGAGCCGCCAGTTGGTGCGCGTGGGCAGGATAGTGGCGATTGTTTCCCTGGCCATTGCCGCCATTGTGGCGCCACAGCTCAGCTCGCTCGACCAGGTGTTCCAGTATATACAGGAGTACACGGGCTATATATACCCGGGTGTGGTAGCCGTGTTCGGCATGGGGCTCTTCTGGCGACAGATTACCGCCAACGCCGCCCTCTGGACGGCCATCGCCACCATCCCGGCCGGTATCGTCTTCAAGATTATCAGCCCCGATATGCCTTTCCTGCTGCGCATGGGCTATGTGTTCATCATCCTATGCCTCATCGCCTCCGTCATCAGCTTTGCCGAGAAGGGCGTTAAAGTGAAGTCGCCGCTTCCGCCAGAGAGCAGGCAGCGCAAAATTGCGGGTTATTCCTATGTGTTCTTCGTGCTGGCTATAATTACACTGATTGCCGCTATCGTTTACACGCCGGAGTACAGTTATTACGGCATTGAGTCGCTCTTCTTCCTGGCGGCGCTGTTCGCGATGATTGGCATCATCCTGTACACCAACGCCAAGATGCCGCTCTCCGACCCGAAAGCCATTGTGTCGGACCCGGTGCTCTTTAACACCGGCACACCGTTCAACATCGGTGCAGCGGGCGTAATACTTATCATCGGTTTGATTTACTACTTCCTGTGGTATTAA
- a CDS encoding ribulokinase — MKDTSYVIGVDYGTDSVRSVLVNAQNGEEVASSVYYYPRWQQGRFCNAGTNQFRQHPLDYMEGLEQTIRECVSKDGASVAAAVKGISVDTTGSTPVAVDRTGTPLALLPGFEENPNAMFVLWKDHTSVREAAEINEHATKFDTNYLQYVGGIYSSEWFWAKLLHVLREDAQVREAIYSWVEHCDWVPFLLTGGNDVRQMKRSVCAAGHKSLWAAEFGGLPPDEFFASLDPLLQGFTDRLFKDAYASDKAAGHLSQEWADRLGLSTEVIVGVGAFDAHMGAVGGQVEPYHLSKVMGTSTCDMLVAPVAEVEDKLVRGICGQVPGSVIPGMMGLEAGQSAFGDTYAWFRKLLLWPLQQLLSQSQLISKETADALYREISDSIIPELTRQAAQLPLTEQDAFAIDWFNGRRTPDANQVLKGAILGLGLGSDAPRVFRALVEATCFGAKKIVDRFNEQGVQVKGLIGLGGVAKKSPFIMQMMADVMNMPIRIHKSEQTCAIGAAMFAATAAGIYSRVEDAMEAMGQGFDAEYFPDASRAAIYAKRYEQYKAHGAAIENLIPPATAQVTDVQEKVVR; from the coding sequence GCAATGCCGGCACCAATCAGTTCAGGCAGCACCCGCTGGACTATATGGAGGGCCTGGAGCAGACCATCAGGGAGTGCGTCAGCAAAGACGGGGCAAGCGTGGCTGCCGCCGTAAAAGGCATCTCTGTGGACACCACCGGCTCCACACCCGTGGCCGTGGACAGAACCGGCACGCCGCTGGCCCTGCTCCCGGGTTTCGAGGAAAACCCCAACGCCATGTTCGTGCTCTGGAAAGATCACACTTCGGTGCGGGAGGCCGCCGAGATAAACGAGCACGCCACCAAATTCGACACCAACTACCTGCAGTACGTGGGCGGCATCTATTCTTCGGAATGGTTCTGGGCCAAGCTGCTGCATGTGCTGCGCGAGGACGCGCAGGTGCGGGAGGCCATATACTCCTGGGTGGAGCACTGCGATTGGGTTCCGTTCCTGCTGACAGGCGGAAACGACGTGAGGCAGATGAAGCGCAGCGTGTGCGCCGCCGGCCACAAGTCGCTTTGGGCCGCTGAGTTCGGGGGCCTGCCGCCGGATGAATTCTTCGCCTCCCTCGACCCGCTGCTGCAGGGTTTCACCGATCGCCTGTTCAAAGATGCCTATGCCTCAGACAAAGCCGCCGGACACCTGAGCCAGGAATGGGCCGACCGTCTGGGTTTGAGTACAGAAGTAATAGTTGGCGTGGGCGCGTTTGATGCCCATATGGGTGCCGTGGGTGGTCAGGTGGAGCCTTACCACCTGAGCAAGGTTATGGGTACCTCGACCTGCGACATGCTGGTTGCTCCTGTCGCGGAGGTGGAGGACAAACTGGTGCGCGGCATCTGCGGCCAGGTGCCCGGCTCCGTGATACCGGGCATGATGGGCCTCGAAGCGGGCCAGTCGGCCTTCGGCGATACCTACGCCTGGTTCAGAAAGCTTTTGCTCTGGCCGCTGCAGCAGCTGCTGTCGCAGTCGCAGCTTATATCCAAAGAAACGGCAGACGCGCTCTACCGGGAAATCTCAGACAGCATCATACCGGAACTTACCCGGCAGGCGGCCCAGTTGCCACTCACGGAGCAAGACGCCTTTGCCATCGACTGGTTCAACGGTCGCCGGACACCGGACGCCAACCAGGTGCTGAAGGGCGCCATCCTCGGCCTGGGCCTGGGCAGTGACGCACCGCGCGTGTTCCGGGCCTTGGTGGAGGCCACCTGTTTCGGCGCTAAGAAAATCGTGGACAGGTTTAACGAGCAGGGCGTGCAGGTAAAAGGGCTGATAGGACTGGGAGGCGTGGCGAAGAAGTCGCCTTTTATCATGCAGATGATGGCCGATGTGATGAACATGCCGATCCGCATCCATAAATCAGAACAGACCTGCGCCATTGGGGCCGCCATGTTTGCCGCCACGGCTGCGGGTATATATAGTAGAGTGGAAGACGCCATGGAGGCCATGGGCCAGGGCTTTGATGCCGAGTATTTCCCCGACGCATCCCGCGCCGCCATATATGCCAAGCGCTACGAGCAATACAAAGCACACGGCGCGGCCATCGAAAACCTGATTCCTCCGGCCACGGCGCAGGTAACAGATGTGCAGGAAAAAGTGGTGCGATAA
- a CDS encoding HAD family hydrolase: MKHTKTAFLFDLNGTVIDDMEYHAEAWHEILTNDLGADLTWGEVKKEMYGKNSEVLARIFGENHFSDKEVQQLSFKKEQYYQQAYKPHLKLINGLHDFLKKAAAHDVKMAIASAAITDNINFVVDNLDVRQYFDAFVSADDVTTSKPDPETFLEAAKKLHADPADCIVFEDAPKGVEAAQNAGMKCVVITTAHPKEDFKQYENVIAYIGDYTDPYITNFFSVQE, from the coding sequence ATGAAGCATACGAAAACCGCGTTCCTGTTCGACCTGAACGGAACGGTGATAGATGATATGGAGTACCACGCGGAGGCCTGGCACGAGATACTGACAAACGACCTGGGCGCCGACCTGACCTGGGGCGAGGTGAAGAAGGAAATGTACGGCAAGAACAGCGAGGTGCTGGCCCGCATCTTCGGCGAAAACCATTTCTCAGACAAGGAAGTCCAGCAGTTGTCTTTCAAGAAGGAACAATATTACCAGCAAGCCTATAAGCCGCACCTGAAGCTCATCAACGGGCTGCATGATTTTCTGAAAAAGGCTGCCGCGCACGATGTGAAAATGGCCATTGCCTCGGCTGCCATCACCGACAACATCAATTTTGTGGTGGACAACCTGGATGTGCGGCAGTATTTTGACGCTTTCGTGAGCGCAGACGATGTGACAACGAGCAAGCCGGACCCGGAGACATTCTTGGAAGCGGCCAAAAAGCTACACGCAGATCCGGCGGATTGCATTGTATTTGAGGATGCCCCGAAAGGCGTGGAGGCGGCGCAGAATGCCGGCATGAAGTGCGTGGTCATCACCACGGCCCACCCCAAAGAAGACTTTAAACAATACGAAAACGTGATTGCCTATATAGGCGATTACACAGATCCCTATATAACCAATTTCTTCTCAGTGCAGGAGTAG
- a CDS encoding L-ribulose-5-phosphate 4-epimerase, with product MSQYQHIKQEAYEANMQLPKLGLVLFTFGNVSAADRSLGVFAIKPSGVPYEALSPEQMVIVDFDGNTVEGSLRPSSDTKTHAVLYKHWENIGGIVHTHSTYATAWAQAQRDIPLYGTTHADHNTVDIPCAPPMRDEMIQGDYEYQTGFQIMDCLREKGMRHEEVEMVLVGNHAPFTWGKTAAKAVYNSAVLEEVARMAFLTEQIRPDAPRLQDSLIKKHYERKHGPDSYYGQQ from the coding sequence ATGAGCCAATACCAACATATCAAACAGGAAGCCTACGAAGCGAACATGCAGCTGCCCAAACTGGGCCTGGTGCTGTTCACCTTCGGCAACGTGAGCGCCGCCGACCGCAGCCTGGGCGTGTTCGCCATCAAGCCAAGCGGTGTGCCGTACGAGGCTCTCTCTCCGGAGCAAATGGTGATTGTGGATTTTGACGGCAACACCGTGGAAGGCAGCCTCCGACCCTCCTCCGACACCAAAACGCACGCCGTGCTGTACAAGCATTGGGAGAACATCGGGGGCATCGTGCACACCCACTCCACCTACGCCACCGCCTGGGCACAGGCGCAGCGCGATATCCCCCTATATGGCACCACGCACGCCGACCACAACACCGTGGACATTCCCTGCGCGCCGCCCATGCGCGATGAGATGATACAGGGGGACTACGAATACCAGACGGGCTTCCAGATAATGGACTGCCTCCGGGAGAAAGGCATGCGTCATGAGGAGGTAGAGATGGTGCTGGTGGGCAACCACGCGCCGTTTACCTGGGGCAAGACGGCGGCAAAGGCGGTATATAACAGCGCCGTGCTGGAAGAGGTGGCCCGCATGGCATTTCTAACCGAGCAAATCAGGCCGGACGCCCCGCGCCTGCAGGACTCCCTCATTAAAAAACACTACGAGCGCAAGCACGGCCCCGACTCCTACTACGGGCAGCAGTAA
- the araA gene encoding L-arabinose isomerase: MVDLKQFEIWFVTGSQHLYGEETLRQVAEHSQQIAQGLDQAGQVPVRVVFKPVVKTTEEIFRICQDANVAENCVGVVAWMHTFSPAKMWIGGLKILKKPLLHLHTQFNRDIPWNSIDMDFMNLNQSAHGDREFGFIVSRLRMNRKVVVGHWQEAEVLEQIGSWARVACGWHDWQGAKFARFGDNMRYVAVTEGDKVEAEMKFGFSVNTYGIGDLVQFINQISDGEVDTLTQEYEERYAVVEALRKGGGQYNALRDAARIELGLRTFLEDGNFKGFSDTFEDLHGMVQLPGIAAQRLMGQGYGFAGEGDWKTAALVRAMKVMGSGLPGGNAFMEDYTYHFDPNNALVLGSHMLEIDESIASGRPSCEVHPLGIGGKADPVRLVFNVAGGPALNASIIDMGNRFRLLVNEVEAVEPQHDLPNLPVARVLWKPYPDMKTGCAAWILAGGAHHTCYSQNLTSEQLQDFADMAGIESVVIDKDTRLRQLQNELRWSEVYYQVNCTF; the protein is encoded by the coding sequence ATGGTAGACTTAAAGCAATTCGAAATCTGGTTTGTGACGGGCAGCCAGCATCTATATGGGGAGGAGACGCTGCGCCAGGTAGCAGAACACTCACAGCAAATCGCGCAGGGCCTCGACCAGGCCGGGCAGGTGCCGGTACGGGTGGTGTTTAAGCCCGTGGTGAAGACGACAGAGGAGATTTTCCGCATCTGCCAGGATGCGAACGTGGCCGAAAACTGCGTGGGCGTGGTGGCCTGGATGCACACCTTCTCCCCCGCCAAAATGTGGATTGGCGGATTGAAGATATTGAAGAAGCCGCTCCTGCACCTGCACACCCAGTTCAACCGCGACATTCCGTGGAACTCCATCGACATGGATTTCATGAACCTGAACCAGAGCGCGCACGGCGACCGCGAGTTCGGTTTCATCGTGTCGCGGCTGCGCATGAACCGCAAGGTGGTGGTGGGCCACTGGCAGGAGGCCGAGGTGCTGGAGCAAATCGGCTCCTGGGCGCGCGTGGCCTGCGGCTGGCACGACTGGCAGGGCGCCAAGTTCGCCCGCTTCGGCGACAACATGCGCTACGTGGCCGTAACCGAGGGCGACAAAGTAGAGGCCGAAATGAAGTTTGGCTTCTCCGTCAACACCTACGGCATCGGCGATTTGGTCCAGTTCATCAACCAAATCAGCGACGGAGAAGTGGACACGCTGACGCAGGAGTATGAGGAACGCTATGCCGTGGTGGAAGCGCTGCGCAAGGGTGGCGGCCAATATAATGCACTCCGCGATGCGGCCAGGATAGAACTCGGGCTGCGCACTTTCCTGGAGGATGGCAACTTCAAAGGCTTTTCTGACACCTTCGAGGATTTGCACGGCATGGTGCAGTTGCCGGGCATTGCGGCGCAGCGCCTGATGGGCCAGGGCTATGGCTTTGCCGGGGAAGGCGACTGGAAAACGGCTGCGCTGGTGCGCGCCATGAAAGTGATGGGCAGCGGCCTTCCGGGCGGAAACGCTTTCATGGAGGACTATACCTACCACTTCGACCCGAACAACGCGCTGGTGCTGGGCTCCCATATGCTCGAGATTGACGAGTCTATCGCCAGCGGCAGGCCCTCGTGCGAGGTACACCCACTGGGCATCGGCGGCAAAGCCGACCCGGTGCGCCTGGTGTTTAACGTGGCCGGTGGCCCGGCGCTGAACGCCTCCATCATTGACATGGGCAATCGCTTCAGGCTGCTGGTGAATGAGGTGGAGGCGGTGGAGCCGCAGCACGACCTGCCAAATCTGCCTGTAGCCCGCGTGCTCTGGAAGCCGTACCCGGACATGAAAACAGGCTGCGCCGCCTGGATACTGGCCGGAGGCGCACACCACACCTGCTACAGCCAAAACCTGACTTCCGAGCAGTTGCAGGATTTCGCTGACATGGCTGGCATTGAATCCGTGGTCATCGACAAAGACACCCGTCTGCGCCAACTGCAGAACGAGCTGCGCTGGAGCGAGGTATATTACCAGGTGAACTGCACGTTCTGA